The following proteins are encoded in a genomic region of Brachypodium distachyon strain Bd21 chromosome 1, Brachypodium_distachyon_v3.0, whole genome shotgun sequence:
- the LOC100844018 gene encoding disease resistance protein RGA2 isoform X1 yields the protein MQLRTTSSERAQIMISVAVEQVAGGFSSAVIQRAIDKTVDFLESNYNLSHATEDLLTKLRTSLTVVKAITEVADNQIIINTSLTKWLRNLRNAAYEAEDVLDRFDCHEIVTGKRKVTELISSSVRALKNLIVPDEGMKMLECVVQHMDHLCATSSTFLELMKQSNLTSVKEEEIRGETTSRVPVDVNVFGRDEVLELIMKIILGSSGSEPEPSCVRAKLGARYHIGGVDVLPIVGMSGVGKTTLAQVIYNHGNVEGHFRHRAWVYVSKHFSVKRTLQEMLRSLKGNDSSFDYADSLETVVNNIQSVIQQDGRFLLVLDSVWDEMCDQWNGLLTAIACEVPGSVVLVTTQSKRVADKVATFCQVPLAPLPWESFWSVFKYYAFGTTDVVAENNQTLLLIGEQIAKKLEGLPLSAKVMGNLLRSRLTVDQWRSILESDWWDLTEVFCEILPYMGISYQDLQPRQRQSFAFCSIFPQNYLFDKDRLVNMWISHDFIEHSESGDTRLEDIGSKLFDELVERSFFQATFDNKRYTMHDLVRALAIAVSSHECFLHRETPERPSPTVRHLALQVSNQLHIHELNKYKNLRTILLFGHCDSKEIYDVIDTMLANSRSIRVLDLSHLEALTNILPSIPSLKKLRFFDLSFTRINNLRSFPCSLQALYLRGYTRNSIPQTINRLANLRHLYVDSTALSLIPDIGQLSQLQELENFSAGKRNGFMINEMKNMQELCGKICISNIHVIKNTHEAKDANMTEKKHLEALVLKGRNVSTDILEGLQPHSNLRELMIKGYRASTLPSWMLQAHIFTKLQSLHIGDCRLLAVLPPFGNFPSLKHLTLDNLPSVKHADGTSFGCLENLEDFKVSSMTSWTDWSHVEDDHGPLFQHVTRFELHNCPLLEEVPFLSFMSLLSELDISVCGNLVKALAEYVQLLKCLKKLKITYCDHPLLLTGDQLNSLEYLYLRKCGGVRLIDGLHCFPSLREVDVLGCPDILTEFSDESIRQDEQGVLHLTNLFTDVSLLNGKSFLPSVRLLRITYLEALHFTPEQVEWFEQLISVEKIEFAFCYFLRQLPSTLGRLASLKVLQIRMTKPVSLEGVVPQNLQELIMDGIEMENNFKPGGSDWLSISHVPYIRLNGKTVQNLSTNVASSSSNHQI from the exons ATGCAATTGAGGACGACAAGCAGTGAACG GGCCCAAATCATGATTTCTGTAGCTGTAGAGCAGGTGGCCGGAGGTTTCTCATCAGCAGTTATCCAGCGTGCTATTGACAAGACCGTGGACTTCCTTGAGAGCAACTACAATCTGAGCCATGCTACTGAAGATCTTTTGACAAAACTCCGCACAAGTCTAACCGTGGTGAAGGCCATAACCGAGGTGGCTGACAACCAGATTATCATCAACACTAGTCTTACCAAGTGGCTAAGGAACCTCCGTAATGCTGCCTATGAAGCTGAGGATGTTCTTGACAGATTTGATTGTCATGAGATTGTCACGGGAAAGCGCAAGGTGACCGAGCTCATATCATCATCAGTTAGGGCCCTAAAAAATTTGATTGTGCCTGATGAAGGCATGAAAATGCTTGAGTGTGTGGTGCAACATATGGACCACCTTTGTGCAACGTCCAGCACATTTCTGGAGCTCATGAAGCAGAGTAATTTGACATCCGTCAAGGAGGAGGAAATCAGGGGAGAGACTACTTCTCGTGTTCCAGTTGATGTCAACGTTTTTGGCCGTGATGAAGTTCTTGAGTTGATAATGAAAATTATTTTGGGTTCATCTGGCTCTGAACCAGAACCCAGCTGTGTTAGAGCAAAACTCGGGGCAAGGTACCACATTGGTGGTGTTGATGTTCTCCCAATTGTTGGTATGAGTGGGGTTGGGAAGACAACCCTTGCTCAAGTCATTTACAATCATGGAAATGTGGAGGGTCACTTCAGGCACAGAGCATGGGTGTATGTTTCAAAGCACTTCAGCGTGAAAAGAACATTGCAGGAGATGTTGCGCTCTTTGAAAGGAAATGATTCATCTTTTGACTACGCAGATAGTTTGGAAACAGTTGTGAACAATATTCAAAGTGTCATCCAGCAGGATGGGAGATTCCTTCTTGTGCTAGACAGTGTTTGGGATGAGATGTGTGACCAGTGGAATGGTTTGCTTACAGCAATAGCTTGTGAAGTGCCAGGAAGTGTAGTTCTTGTCACGACACAGAGCAAAAGGGTTGCAGATAAAGTAGCGACATTCTGTCAAGTTCCACTAGCACCTTTGCCATGGGAGAGCTTTTGGTCAGTTTTCAAGTATTATGCATTTGGGACTACTGATGTTGTGGCTGAGAACAATCAGACTCTTCTGTTGATTGGTGAACAAATAGCAAAAAAACTAGAGGGTCTGCCATTATCAGCAAAAGTAATGGGAAATCTTTTGAGATCCAGATTAACTGTAGACCAATGGAGAAGCATCTTGGAGAGCGATTGGTGGGACCTGACTGAAGTTTTTTGTGAAATCCTTCCATACATGGGAATCAGTTATCAAGATCTACAACCTAGACAAAGGCAGAGCTTTGCTTTCTGTTCGATCTTTCCACAAAATTACTTGTTTGATAAGGATAGATTGGTCAATATGTGGATCTCTCATGATTTCATCGAGCACAGTGAATCTGGTGACACTAGGTTAGAGGATATTGGAAGTAAACTGTTTGATGAACTCGTAGAAAGATCATTTTTCCAGGCTACGTTTGACAACAAGAGGTATACTATGCATGATCTAGTAAGAGCTTTGGCAATTGCTGTTTCTTCACATGAATGTTTCCTTCACAGAGAGACTCCAGAGAGACCATCACCAACTGTTCGCCACTTGGCTCTGCAAGTTAGTAATCAATTGCACATTCATGAACTCAACAAGTATAAAAATCTGCGGACAATCTTACTGTTTGGTCATTGTGACAGTAAAGAAATTTATGATGTTATTGACACTATGTTAGCAAACTCAAGAAGCATCAGAGTGCTGGACTTATCTCATTTGGAGGCTCTGACAAATATACTGCCCAGTATTCCATCCTTGAAAAAATTGAGGTTCTTCGATCTTTCTTTCACAAGAATCAATAACTTGCGCAGCTTCCCTTGTAGTCTTCAAGCATTATACCTCCGTGGATATACCCGCAATTCTATTCCTCAAACTATTAATAGGCTTGCAAACTTGCGGCACCTGTATGTTGATAGTACAGCTCTCTCTCTGATTCCTGATATTGGGCAACTGAGTCAACTTCAAGAATTGGAGAACTTCAGTGCTGGAAAGAGAAATGGATTCATGATAAATGAGATGAAGAACATGCAAGAGCTATGTGGAAAAATTTGCATCAGCAATATCCACGTCATTAAGAACACACATGAGGCAAAGGATGCCAATATGACTGAGAAGAAACACCTTGAAGCCTTGGTGCTGAAGGGGAGAAATGTATCCACAGATATACTTGAAGGATTGCAGCCACACTCAAATCTGCGAGAGCTCATGATCAAAGGTTACAGGGCTTCAACTTTACCAAGCTGGATGTTACAAGCTCACATATTCACAAAACTTCAGTCCCTTCACATTGGGGACTGCCGACTTCTAGCTGTGCTTCCGCCATTTGGAAATTTCCCTTCACTCAAGCATCTCACTCTAGACAACTTGCCATCAGTGAAACATGCTGATGGAACATCTTTTGGCTGTCTTGAAAATTTGGAGGACTTCAAAGTTTCTTCGATGACATCATGGACAGACTGGTCCCATGTAGAAGATGACCACGGCCCTCTCTTTCAACACGTCACGAGGTTTGAACTTCACAATTGCCCTTTATTGGAGGAAGTGCCGTTTCTATCATTCATGTCTTTGCTGTCAGAACTTGATATTTCAGTTTGTGGGAATCTTGTCAAGGCACTGGCCGAATATGTGCAACTCTTAAAAtgtctaaaaaaattaaagattACTTACTGCGATCACCCACTCTTGCTCACTGGGGACCAGTTGAACTCACTGGAGTATCTGTATCTTAGAAAATGTGGAGGGGTACGTTTGATTGATGGGTTACACTGCTTTCCCAGCCTCAGGGAAGTTGATGTTCTTGGTTGTCCTGACATTCTTACTGAATTCTCAGACGAATCAATTAGACAAGATGAGCAGGGTGTACTTCACCTTACCAATCTGTTCACAGATGTCAGCTTGCTAAACGGAAAGTCTTTTCTCCCCTCAGTGAGACTTCTACGCATCACTTATTTGGAGGCCCTTCATTTTACCCCAGAGCAGGTGGAATGGTTTGAACAACTAATCTCTGTCGAAAAAATCGAGTTTGCATTCTGTTATTTTCTTCGACAACTCCCTTCTACACTAGGCAGACTTGCCTCCTTAAAAGTACTTCAGATCAGAATGACAAAACCAGTGTCATTGGAAGGAGTTGTGCCACAGAACCTTCAAGAACTGATTATGGAtggcattgagatggaaaatAATTTTAAACCTGGAGGATCAGATTGGCTAAGCATTTCTCATGTTCCATACATTCGGCTTAACGGTAAGACAGTCCAAAATCTGTCAACAAATGTTGCTTCGTCATCTTCAAACCACCAAATCTGA
- the LOC100844018 gene encoding disease resistance protein RGA2 isoform X2: MISVAVEQVAGGFSSAVIQRAIDKTVDFLESNYNLSHATEDLLTKLRTSLTVVKAITEVADNQIIINTSLTKWLRNLRNAAYEAEDVLDRFDCHEIVTGKRKVTELISSSVRALKNLIVPDEGMKMLECVVQHMDHLCATSSTFLELMKQSNLTSVKEEEIRGETTSRVPVDVNVFGRDEVLELIMKIILGSSGSEPEPSCVRAKLGARYHIGGVDVLPIVGMSGVGKTTLAQVIYNHGNVEGHFRHRAWVYVSKHFSVKRTLQEMLRSLKGNDSSFDYADSLETVVNNIQSVIQQDGRFLLVLDSVWDEMCDQWNGLLTAIACEVPGSVVLVTTQSKRVADKVATFCQVPLAPLPWESFWSVFKYYAFGTTDVVAENNQTLLLIGEQIAKKLEGLPLSAKVMGNLLRSRLTVDQWRSILESDWWDLTEVFCEILPYMGISYQDLQPRQRQSFAFCSIFPQNYLFDKDRLVNMWISHDFIEHSESGDTRLEDIGSKLFDELVERSFFQATFDNKRYTMHDLVRALAIAVSSHECFLHRETPERPSPTVRHLALQVSNQLHIHELNKYKNLRTILLFGHCDSKEIYDVIDTMLANSRSIRVLDLSHLEALTNILPSIPSLKKLRFFDLSFTRINNLRSFPCSLQALYLRGYTRNSIPQTINRLANLRHLYVDSTALSLIPDIGQLSQLQELENFSAGKRNGFMINEMKNMQELCGKICISNIHVIKNTHEAKDANMTEKKHLEALVLKGRNVSTDILEGLQPHSNLRELMIKGYRASTLPSWMLQAHIFTKLQSLHIGDCRLLAVLPPFGNFPSLKHLTLDNLPSVKHADGTSFGCLENLEDFKVSSMTSWTDWSHVEDDHGPLFQHVTRFELHNCPLLEEVPFLSFMSLLSELDISVCGNLVKALAEYVQLLKCLKKLKITYCDHPLLLTGDQLNSLEYLYLRKCGGVRLIDGLHCFPSLREVDVLGCPDILTEFSDESIRQDEQGVLHLTNLFTDVSLLNGKSFLPSVRLLRITYLEALHFTPEQVEWFEQLISVEKIEFAFCYFLRQLPSTLGRLASLKVLQIRMTKPVSLEGVVPQNLQELIMDGIEMENNFKPGGSDWLSISHVPYIRLNGKTVQNLSTNVASSSSNHQI, from the coding sequence ATGATTTCTGTAGCTGTAGAGCAGGTGGCCGGAGGTTTCTCATCAGCAGTTATCCAGCGTGCTATTGACAAGACCGTGGACTTCCTTGAGAGCAACTACAATCTGAGCCATGCTACTGAAGATCTTTTGACAAAACTCCGCACAAGTCTAACCGTGGTGAAGGCCATAACCGAGGTGGCTGACAACCAGATTATCATCAACACTAGTCTTACCAAGTGGCTAAGGAACCTCCGTAATGCTGCCTATGAAGCTGAGGATGTTCTTGACAGATTTGATTGTCATGAGATTGTCACGGGAAAGCGCAAGGTGACCGAGCTCATATCATCATCAGTTAGGGCCCTAAAAAATTTGATTGTGCCTGATGAAGGCATGAAAATGCTTGAGTGTGTGGTGCAACATATGGACCACCTTTGTGCAACGTCCAGCACATTTCTGGAGCTCATGAAGCAGAGTAATTTGACATCCGTCAAGGAGGAGGAAATCAGGGGAGAGACTACTTCTCGTGTTCCAGTTGATGTCAACGTTTTTGGCCGTGATGAAGTTCTTGAGTTGATAATGAAAATTATTTTGGGTTCATCTGGCTCTGAACCAGAACCCAGCTGTGTTAGAGCAAAACTCGGGGCAAGGTACCACATTGGTGGTGTTGATGTTCTCCCAATTGTTGGTATGAGTGGGGTTGGGAAGACAACCCTTGCTCAAGTCATTTACAATCATGGAAATGTGGAGGGTCACTTCAGGCACAGAGCATGGGTGTATGTTTCAAAGCACTTCAGCGTGAAAAGAACATTGCAGGAGATGTTGCGCTCTTTGAAAGGAAATGATTCATCTTTTGACTACGCAGATAGTTTGGAAACAGTTGTGAACAATATTCAAAGTGTCATCCAGCAGGATGGGAGATTCCTTCTTGTGCTAGACAGTGTTTGGGATGAGATGTGTGACCAGTGGAATGGTTTGCTTACAGCAATAGCTTGTGAAGTGCCAGGAAGTGTAGTTCTTGTCACGACACAGAGCAAAAGGGTTGCAGATAAAGTAGCGACATTCTGTCAAGTTCCACTAGCACCTTTGCCATGGGAGAGCTTTTGGTCAGTTTTCAAGTATTATGCATTTGGGACTACTGATGTTGTGGCTGAGAACAATCAGACTCTTCTGTTGATTGGTGAACAAATAGCAAAAAAACTAGAGGGTCTGCCATTATCAGCAAAAGTAATGGGAAATCTTTTGAGATCCAGATTAACTGTAGACCAATGGAGAAGCATCTTGGAGAGCGATTGGTGGGACCTGACTGAAGTTTTTTGTGAAATCCTTCCATACATGGGAATCAGTTATCAAGATCTACAACCTAGACAAAGGCAGAGCTTTGCTTTCTGTTCGATCTTTCCACAAAATTACTTGTTTGATAAGGATAGATTGGTCAATATGTGGATCTCTCATGATTTCATCGAGCACAGTGAATCTGGTGACACTAGGTTAGAGGATATTGGAAGTAAACTGTTTGATGAACTCGTAGAAAGATCATTTTTCCAGGCTACGTTTGACAACAAGAGGTATACTATGCATGATCTAGTAAGAGCTTTGGCAATTGCTGTTTCTTCACATGAATGTTTCCTTCACAGAGAGACTCCAGAGAGACCATCACCAACTGTTCGCCACTTGGCTCTGCAAGTTAGTAATCAATTGCACATTCATGAACTCAACAAGTATAAAAATCTGCGGACAATCTTACTGTTTGGTCATTGTGACAGTAAAGAAATTTATGATGTTATTGACACTATGTTAGCAAACTCAAGAAGCATCAGAGTGCTGGACTTATCTCATTTGGAGGCTCTGACAAATATACTGCCCAGTATTCCATCCTTGAAAAAATTGAGGTTCTTCGATCTTTCTTTCACAAGAATCAATAACTTGCGCAGCTTCCCTTGTAGTCTTCAAGCATTATACCTCCGTGGATATACCCGCAATTCTATTCCTCAAACTATTAATAGGCTTGCAAACTTGCGGCACCTGTATGTTGATAGTACAGCTCTCTCTCTGATTCCTGATATTGGGCAACTGAGTCAACTTCAAGAATTGGAGAACTTCAGTGCTGGAAAGAGAAATGGATTCATGATAAATGAGATGAAGAACATGCAAGAGCTATGTGGAAAAATTTGCATCAGCAATATCCACGTCATTAAGAACACACATGAGGCAAAGGATGCCAATATGACTGAGAAGAAACACCTTGAAGCCTTGGTGCTGAAGGGGAGAAATGTATCCACAGATATACTTGAAGGATTGCAGCCACACTCAAATCTGCGAGAGCTCATGATCAAAGGTTACAGGGCTTCAACTTTACCAAGCTGGATGTTACAAGCTCACATATTCACAAAACTTCAGTCCCTTCACATTGGGGACTGCCGACTTCTAGCTGTGCTTCCGCCATTTGGAAATTTCCCTTCACTCAAGCATCTCACTCTAGACAACTTGCCATCAGTGAAACATGCTGATGGAACATCTTTTGGCTGTCTTGAAAATTTGGAGGACTTCAAAGTTTCTTCGATGACATCATGGACAGACTGGTCCCATGTAGAAGATGACCACGGCCCTCTCTTTCAACACGTCACGAGGTTTGAACTTCACAATTGCCCTTTATTGGAGGAAGTGCCGTTTCTATCATTCATGTCTTTGCTGTCAGAACTTGATATTTCAGTTTGTGGGAATCTTGTCAAGGCACTGGCCGAATATGTGCAACTCTTAAAAtgtctaaaaaaattaaagattACTTACTGCGATCACCCACTCTTGCTCACTGGGGACCAGTTGAACTCACTGGAGTATCTGTATCTTAGAAAATGTGGAGGGGTACGTTTGATTGATGGGTTACACTGCTTTCCCAGCCTCAGGGAAGTTGATGTTCTTGGTTGTCCTGACATTCTTACTGAATTCTCAGACGAATCAATTAGACAAGATGAGCAGGGTGTACTTCACCTTACCAATCTGTTCACAGATGTCAGCTTGCTAAACGGAAAGTCTTTTCTCCCCTCAGTGAGACTTCTACGCATCACTTATTTGGAGGCCCTTCATTTTACCCCAGAGCAGGTGGAATGGTTTGAACAACTAATCTCTGTCGAAAAAATCGAGTTTGCATTCTGTTATTTTCTTCGACAACTCCCTTCTACACTAGGCAGACTTGCCTCCTTAAAAGTACTTCAGATCAGAATGACAAAACCAGTGTCATTGGAAGGAGTTGTGCCACAGAACCTTCAAGAACTGATTATGGAtggcattgagatggaaaatAATTTTAAACCTGGAGGATCAGATTGGCTAAGCATTTCTCATGTTCCATACATTCGGCTTAACGGTAAGACAGTCCAAAATCTGTCAACAAATGTTGCTTCGTCATCTTCAAACCACCAAATCTGA
- the LOC100844018 gene encoding disease resistance protein RGA2 isoform X3, producing MQLRTTSSERAQIMISVAVEQVAGGFSSAVIQRAIDKTVDFLESNYNLSHATEDLLTKLRTSLTVVKAITEVADNQIIINTSLTKWLRNLRNAAYEAEDVLDRFDCHEIVTGKRKVTELISSSVRALKNLIVPDEGMKMLECVVQHMDHLCATSSTFLELMKQSNLTSVKEEEIRGETTSRVPVDVNVFGRDEVLELIMKIILGSSGSEPEPSCVRAKLGARYHIGGVDVLPIVGMSGVGKTTLAQVIYNHGNVEGHFRHRAWVYVSKHFSVKRTLQEMLRSLKGNDSSFDYADSLETVVNNIQSVIQQDGRFLLVLDSVWDEMCDQWNGLLTAIACEVPGSVVLVTTQSKRVADKVATFCQVPLAPLPWESFWSVFKYYAFGTTDVVAENNQTLLLIGEQIAKKLEGLPLSAKVMGNLLRSRLTVDQWRSILESDWWDLTEVFCEILPYMGISYQDLQPRQRQSFAFCSIFPQNYLFDKDRLVNMWISHDFIEHSESGDTRLEDIGSKLFDELVERSFFQATFDNKRETPERPSPTVRHLALQVSNQLHIHELNKYKNLRTILLFGHCDSKEIYDVIDTMLANSRSIRVLDLSHLEALTNILPSIPSLKKLRFFDLSFTRINNLRSFPCSLQALYLRGYTRNSIPQTINRLANLRHLYVDSTALSLIPDIGQLSQLQELENFSAGKRNGFMINEMKNMQELCGKICISNIHVIKNTHEAKDANMTEKKHLEALVLKGRNVSTDILEGLQPHSNLRELMIKGYRASTLPSWMLQAHIFTKLQSLHIGDCRLLAVLPPFGNFPSLKHLTLDNLPSVKHADGTSFGCLENLEDFKVSSMTSWTDWSHVEDDHGPLFQHVTRFELHNCPLLEEVPFLSFMSLLSELDISVCGNLVKALAEYVQLLKCLKKLKITYCDHPLLLTGDQLNSLEYLYLRKCGGVRLIDGLHCFPSLREVDVLGCPDILTEFSDESIRQDEQGVLHLTNLFTDVSLLNGKSFLPSVRLLRITYLEALHFTPEQVEWFEQLISVEKIEFAFCYFLRQLPSTLGRLASLKVLQIRMTKPVSLEGVVPQNLQELIMDGIEMENNFKPGGSDWLSISHVPYIRLNGKTVQNLSTNVASSSSNHQI from the exons ATGCAATTGAGGACGACAAGCAGTGAACG GGCCCAAATCATGATTTCTGTAGCTGTAGAGCAGGTGGCCGGAGGTTTCTCATCAGCAGTTATCCAGCGTGCTATTGACAAGACCGTGGACTTCCTTGAGAGCAACTACAATCTGAGCCATGCTACTGAAGATCTTTTGACAAAACTCCGCACAAGTCTAACCGTGGTGAAGGCCATAACCGAGGTGGCTGACAACCAGATTATCATCAACACTAGTCTTACCAAGTGGCTAAGGAACCTCCGTAATGCTGCCTATGAAGCTGAGGATGTTCTTGACAGATTTGATTGTCATGAGATTGTCACGGGAAAGCGCAAGGTGACCGAGCTCATATCATCATCAGTTAGGGCCCTAAAAAATTTGATTGTGCCTGATGAAGGCATGAAAATGCTTGAGTGTGTGGTGCAACATATGGACCACCTTTGTGCAACGTCCAGCACATTTCTGGAGCTCATGAAGCAGAGTAATTTGACATCCGTCAAGGAGGAGGAAATCAGGGGAGAGACTACTTCTCGTGTTCCAGTTGATGTCAACGTTTTTGGCCGTGATGAAGTTCTTGAGTTGATAATGAAAATTATTTTGGGTTCATCTGGCTCTGAACCAGAACCCAGCTGTGTTAGAGCAAAACTCGGGGCAAGGTACCACATTGGTGGTGTTGATGTTCTCCCAATTGTTGGTATGAGTGGGGTTGGGAAGACAACCCTTGCTCAAGTCATTTACAATCATGGAAATGTGGAGGGTCACTTCAGGCACAGAGCATGGGTGTATGTTTCAAAGCACTTCAGCGTGAAAAGAACATTGCAGGAGATGTTGCGCTCTTTGAAAGGAAATGATTCATCTTTTGACTACGCAGATAGTTTGGAAACAGTTGTGAACAATATTCAAAGTGTCATCCAGCAGGATGGGAGATTCCTTCTTGTGCTAGACAGTGTTTGGGATGAGATGTGTGACCAGTGGAATGGTTTGCTTACAGCAATAGCTTGTGAAGTGCCAGGAAGTGTAGTTCTTGTCACGACACAGAGCAAAAGGGTTGCAGATAAAGTAGCGACATTCTGTCAAGTTCCACTAGCACCTTTGCCATGGGAGAGCTTTTGGTCAGTTTTCAAGTATTATGCATTTGGGACTACTGATGTTGTGGCTGAGAACAATCAGACTCTTCTGTTGATTGGTGAACAAATAGCAAAAAAACTAGAGGGTCTGCCATTATCAGCAAAAGTAATGGGAAATCTTTTGAGATCCAGATTAACTGTAGACCAATGGAGAAGCATCTTGGAGAGCGATTGGTGGGACCTGACTGAAGTTTTTTGTGAAATCCTTCCATACATGGGAATCAGTTATCAAGATCTACAACCTAGACAAAGGCAGAGCTTTGCTTTCTGTTCGATCTTTCCACAAAATTACTTGTTTGATAAGGATAGATTGGTCAATATGTGGATCTCTCATGATTTCATCGAGCACAGTGAATCTGGTGACACTAGGTTAGAGGATATTGGAAGTAAACTGTTTGATGAACTCGTAGAAAGATCATTTTTCCAGGCTACGTTTGACAACAAGAG AGAGACTCCAGAGAGACCATCACCAACTGTTCGCCACTTGGCTCTGCAAGTTAGTAATCAATTGCACATTCATGAACTCAACAAGTATAAAAATCTGCGGACAATCTTACTGTTTGGTCATTGTGACAGTAAAGAAATTTATGATGTTATTGACACTATGTTAGCAAACTCAAGAAGCATCAGAGTGCTGGACTTATCTCATTTGGAGGCTCTGACAAATATACTGCCCAGTATTCCATCCTTGAAAAAATTGAGGTTCTTCGATCTTTCTTTCACAAGAATCAATAACTTGCGCAGCTTCCCTTGTAGTCTTCAAGCATTATACCTCCGTGGATATACCCGCAATTCTATTCCTCAAACTATTAATAGGCTTGCAAACTTGCGGCACCTGTATGTTGATAGTACAGCTCTCTCTCTGATTCCTGATATTGGGCAACTGAGTCAACTTCAAGAATTGGAGAACTTCAGTGCTGGAAAGAGAAATGGATTCATGATAAATGAGATGAAGAACATGCAAGAGCTATGTGGAAAAATTTGCATCAGCAATATCCACGTCATTAAGAACACACATGAGGCAAAGGATGCCAATATGACTGAGAAGAAACACCTTGAAGCCTTGGTGCTGAAGGGGAGAAATGTATCCACAGATATACTTGAAGGATTGCAGCCACACTCAAATCTGCGAGAGCTCATGATCAAAGGTTACAGGGCTTCAACTTTACCAAGCTGGATGTTACAAGCTCACATATTCACAAAACTTCAGTCCCTTCACATTGGGGACTGCCGACTTCTAGCTGTGCTTCCGCCATTTGGAAATTTCCCTTCACTCAAGCATCTCACTCTAGACAACTTGCCATCAGTGAAACATGCTGATGGAACATCTTTTGGCTGTCTTGAAAATTTGGAGGACTTCAAAGTTTCTTCGATGACATCATGGACAGACTGGTCCCATGTAGAAGATGACCACGGCCCTCTCTTTCAACACGTCACGAGGTTTGAACTTCACAATTGCCCTTTATTGGAGGAAGTGCCGTTTCTATCATTCATGTCTTTGCTGTCAGAACTTGATATTTCAGTTTGTGGGAATCTTGTCAAGGCACTGGCCGAATATGTGCAACTCTTAAAAtgtctaaaaaaattaaagattACTTACTGCGATCACCCACTCTTGCTCACTGGGGACCAGTTGAACTCACTGGAGTATCTGTATCTTAGAAAATGTGGAGGGGTACGTTTGATTGATGGGTTACACTGCTTTCCCAGCCTCAGGGAAGTTGATGTTCTTGGTTGTCCTGACATTCTTACTGAATTCTCAGACGAATCAATTAGACAAGATGAGCAGGGTGTACTTCACCTTACCAATCTGTTCACAGATGTCAGCTTGCTAAACGGAAAGTCTTTTCTCCCCTCAGTGAGACTTCTACGCATCACTTATTTGGAGGCCCTTCATTTTACCCCAGAGCAGGTGGAATGGTTTGAACAACTAATCTCTGTCGAAAAAATCGAGTTTGCATTCTGTTATTTTCTTCGACAACTCCCTTCTACACTAGGCAGACTTGCCTCCTTAAAAGTACTTCAGATCAGAATGACAAAACCAGTGTCATTGGAAGGAGTTGTGCCACAGAACCTTCAAGAACTGATTATGGAtggcattgagatggaaaatAATTTTAAACCTGGAGGATCAGATTGGCTAAGCATTTCTCATGTTCCATACATTCGGCTTAACGGTAAGACAGTCCAAAATCTGTCAACAAATGTTGCTTCGTCATCTTCAAACCACCAAATCTGA